ACTTTCCTTACACGTACAAGATTCGTTGCAAGTCTAACATCCTCTGGTGTCGTGACCTTAATGTTATCATAACCACCTTCAAACAGTTTTACCGGCACATTCCCATATGTTTCTACTACCATTGCATCATCGGTTACTTTTCCATCATCATTTTCCATCATCTTTTCATATGCCTTTTTTACAAGGTCAAATTCAAAACATTGTGGTGTCTGAACCTGCCACAATGTTTTTCTCTCAGGTGTACGGATCGCGTAATTCTCCTCATCAACAACTTTAATCGTATCTTTCGATGGCATTCCCACGACACATGCACGATATTTTTTTACATAGTATATGCATTTTTGTATTAATTCTGCACTAATCATCGGACGTGCTCCATCATGGATCAGTACATAATCTGCATCCTCAATTGCTTCAAGCCCAAAATAAACGGATGCATAACGTTCCCATCCGCCTGGCACGATCTTTTTCACCTTATTAAAATGATAACGGTCTACAATATACTCTTTACAGTAATCTATCTCGTCTTCTCCTGTAACAAGAATAACCTCATCTACAGCGCTCTCCTCAAAAGCCTTCAGCGCATAGTACACCAAAGGCCTTGATTTGATCAGCATATATTGTTTTGGGATTCCGCTTCCCATTCTTTTTCCTTCTCCTGCTGCCAAAACGATTGCCGCAATTTTTTCTCCCATGTATTTACCCCTGTCTGGTACCAATCTTTAATCCAGGTACCGCATTCAGATCTAAACCGCTTCTTACACCATTGATATAGTCATAGTATCCACAAACCCCGATCATTGCTGCATTATCTGTACAGAAAATAGGAGATGGATGATAAAATTCAATTCCTGCTTCCTTACATCTCTCGATCATTTTTGCACGAAATGTTCCATTGGATGCAACTCCACCTGCGATTGCAAGTTTCTTGTATCCTAATTCTTTCGCCGCTTCTACTCCGTGAGAACTCAAAACATCTACAACCGCTTCCTGGAAAGAAGCCGCGACATCCGCACGGTTTACTTCTTCCCCTTTCATCTCACATTTATTTAAATAATTTAATACAGAGGATTTTAACCCGCTAAAGCTAAAGTCCATCTTGGAATCATTTACTTTGGCTCTAGGGAATGAAATTGC
The sequence above is drawn from the Anaerostipes hadrus ATCC 29173 = JCM 17467 genome and encodes:
- the ispD gene encoding 2-C-methyl-D-erythritol 4-phosphate cytidylyltransferase; translation: MGEKIAAIVLAAGEGKRMGSGIPKQYMLIKSRPLVYYALKAFEESAVDEVILVTGEDEIDYCKEYIVDRYHFNKVKKIVPGGWERYASVYFGLEAIEDADYVLIHDGARPMISAELIQKCIYYVKKYRACVVGMPSKDTIKVVDEENYAIRTPERKTLWQVQTPQCFEFDLVKKAYEKMMENDDGKVTDDAMVVETYGNVPVKLFEGGYDNIKVTTPEDVRLATNLVRVRKVFHKLHVLHDKLIYLQMKAYKKRFREKKQKK